One Methylosinus sp. C49 DNA segment encodes these proteins:
- the ykgO gene encoding type B 50S ribosomal protein L36: MKVRNSLKSLRARHRDNQLVRRKGRVYVINKVQKRFKARQG, translated from the coding sequence ATGAAAGTCCGCAATTCGCTGAAGTCTCTACGTGCGCGTCACCGCGACAACCAGCTCGTGCGCCGCAAAGGCCGCGTCTATGTCATCAACAAGGTGCAGAAGCGCTTCAAAGCCCGCCAGGGCTGA
- a CDS encoding TonB-dependent receptor: protein MENSSIRLALSGGILLAALGSGRAGAQEALPEIDIAASSPIRRAPATTQPAAPETRGILPIVADQFATVTVVDSDEIRRSGGATLGDLLFDKPGITGSSFAPGAASRPIVRGLDAHRVRIQENGLGSSGVSELGEDHGVPLDPLGADRVEVVRGPATLRWGSQAIGGVVNATNNRIPEALPCRGDETLPGPCTRLETRSAVSTVDAGLEQAALVDVGQGNFALHADAHGRRTSNYAIPSYPYLAPTDPAPLVFGRQPNSFMRSGGWSAGGSYIFDRGFFGASVTQFESVYRIPGMDSTESRTRIQLRQTKVAVKGEYRPPASFIEAIRLWAGASDYKHNEVGLEGGAEGIQQTFTNQEQEARIEAQLAPFDLRFAKLTTAFGVQGAHQRLTAPGAGGNLFDPTDSHSIAFYLFNEFQITQALRLQVAGRIESVETTGQTPDLFLDPTTSFKYDRHFTPKSIAVGLLQDLPFGTVGSVTAQHVERAPRGPELFSHGVHDATGTFDIGNPLLGIEAADSVEVGLRRAKGPFRFEATFFYTHFDGFIYRRLSGETCDEDFDSCSPAGAGGALNQALYSQRDATFRGGEFQSQWDALPLADGILGVENKLDVVRATFSDGTNVPRIPPVRLGGGLFWRDSNWLARVSYLHAFAQNNVATIAETPTKGYNLLKAEISYRVTLPKGEFPAREMSVGIVGDNLLNADIRNSVSYKKDEVPMPGANVRLFANFVF from the coding sequence ATGGAAAACTCTTCTATCCGCCTCGCTCTATCGGGCGGAATTCTCCTGGCGGCGCTCGGCTCCGGCCGGGCGGGCGCGCAGGAGGCGCTGCCCGAGATCGACATTGCCGCGTCGAGCCCGATCCGGCGCGCGCCGGCGACGACGCAGCCCGCCGCGCCGGAAACACGCGGCATTCTCCCCATAGTCGCGGATCAATTCGCCACTGTGACAGTCGTCGATTCGGACGAGATTCGCCGCTCCGGCGGCGCGACGCTCGGCGATCTCCTCTTCGACAAGCCGGGAATCACCGGCTCCAGCTTCGCGCCCGGCGCCGCCAGCCGGCCGATCGTGCGCGGCCTCGACGCGCATCGCGTCCGCATTCAAGAAAATGGCCTCGGCTCCAGCGGCGTCTCCGAGCTCGGCGAGGATCATGGCGTGCCGCTCGACCCGCTCGGCGCCGATCGCGTCGAGGTGGTGCGCGGCCCGGCGACGTTGCGCTGGGGCTCGCAGGCGATCGGCGGCGTCGTCAACGCCACCAACAACCGCATTCCCGAGGCCCTGCCCTGCCGCGGCGACGAGACTCTCCCCGGCCCCTGCACGCGGCTGGAGACCCGCAGCGCAGTCTCGACGGTCGACGCCGGGCTGGAGCAGGCGGCGCTGGTCGACGTCGGCCAGGGGAATTTCGCTCTGCACGCCGACGCCCACGGCCGCCGCACGAGCAATTACGCAATTCCCTCCTACCCTTATCTCGCGCCGACCGATCCGGCGCCGCTCGTCTTCGGACGCCAGCCCAATTCCTTCATGCGCTCCGGCGGCTGGTCGGCCGGCGGCTCCTACATCTTCGATCGCGGCTTTTTCGGCGCCTCGGTCACGCAATTCGAGAGCGTCTATCGCATCCCCGGCATGGATTCGACGGAGAGCCGCACGCGCATCCAGCTGCGGCAGACGAAAGTGGCGGTGAAAGGCGAATATCGCCCGCCCGCCTCCTTTATCGAGGCTATTCGCCTCTGGGCCGGCGCGAGCGATTACAAGCATAATGAGGTCGGTCTCGAGGGCGGCGCAGAGGGCATACAGCAGACCTTCACCAATCAGGAGCAGGAGGCGCGGATCGAGGCGCAGCTCGCGCCCTTCGATCTGCGCTTCGCCAAGCTCACCACCGCATTCGGCGTGCAGGGCGCGCATCAGCGCCTCACCGCGCCCGGCGCCGGCGGCAATCTGTTCGATCCGACCGACTCTCACAGCATCGCCTTCTATCTGTTCAACGAATTCCAGATCACCCAAGCGCTGCGCCTGCAGGTCGCCGGCCGCATCGAGAGCGTCGAGACGACGGGACAGACGCCCGATCTCTTCCTCGATCCGACGACCTCCTTCAAATATGATCGGCATTTCACGCCCAAGAGCATCGCCGTCGGCCTGTTGCAGGATCTGCCTTTCGGCACGGTCGGGAGCGTGACGGCGCAGCATGTCGAGCGCGCGCCGCGCGGGCCGGAATTGTTCTCGCACGGCGTCCATGACGCGACGGGAACTTTCGACATCGGCAATCCGCTGCTCGGAATCGAAGCCGCCGATTCGGTCGAGGTCGGCCTGCGCCGCGCCAAAGGTCCATTCCGCTTCGAGGCGACGTTTTTCTACACGCATTTCGACGGTTTCATCTATCGCCGTCTCTCCGGCGAGACCTGCGACGAGGATTTCGACAGCTGCTCGCCGGCGGGCGCCGGCGGCGCGCTCAATCAGGCGCTCTATTCGCAACGCGACGCCACTTTCCGCGGCGGCGAATTCCAGAGCCAATGGGACGCGCTGCCGCTCGCGGACGGAATCCTCGGCGTCGAGAACAAGCTCGACGTGGTGCGCGCGACTTTCTCGGATGGGACCAATGTGCCGCGCATTCCGCCCGTGCGCCTCGGCGGCGGATTATTCTGGCGCGACTCCAATTGGCTGGCGCGCGTCAGCTATCTGCATGCTTTCGCGCAGAACAACGTAGCGACGATCGCCGAGACGCCGACCAAGGGCTATAATCTGCTGAAAGCCGAGATCAGCTATAGGGTCACGCTGCCCAAGGGCGAGTTCCCGGCGCGGGAAATGAGCGTCGGAATCGTCGGCGACAATCTGCTCAACGCCGACATACGCAACAGCGTCTCTTATAAGAAGGACGAGGTTCCGATGCCGGGCGCGAATGTGCGGCTGTTCGCGAATTTCGTCTTTTAG
- a CDS encoding O-antigen ligase encodes MTDTSASVGGLDEIDGRGILFCAILLIGWISFSPFADLASPETLELAEGRDFQLYAAFGLMAAAAFFYIWRTDRPALAALATPANIALAGWIGVTLVTSHEISNSLKRVVMLGCVGTCCLSLFLLPRGRDDLAKLLSIVALIIVGLSYLGLVFLPHYTIHQATDIGEPQLAGDWRGIFNHKNVASAVFSILTFIGIFVLRAGRTAEGWAIFVLSLVFVLCSGGKSSTAICITTILLSLLAERTRNVVLWSIIVFSPLALLNFFGIGSILFPQLGAIAAALPLDASFTGRTDIWTFAIPKAGETPIFGHGLGGFWATAALRFGGEDTTIWAGNAAHAHNGYLDTVLAMGVPGLAFTFAALIVQPARDVRRVCARGDEPAVSLLFLQIWMFSLYLNSLESFFFDRASPGWIGMLFALFGIRFLAEFKIRG; translated from the coding sequence ATGACCGATACGAGCGCCTCCGTGGGAGGGCTGGACGAGATCGACGGCCGCGGAATCCTGTTCTGCGCCATTCTGCTCATCGGCTGGATCTCCTTCTCGCCTTTCGCCGATCTCGCGTCGCCCGAGACGCTGGAGCTGGCGGAAGGCCGCGATTTTCAGCTCTACGCCGCCTTCGGCCTGATGGCGGCGGCGGCTTTCTTCTATATCTGGCGGACCGATCGGCCGGCGCTCGCCGCGCTCGCCACGCCCGCCAATATCGCGCTGGCCGGCTGGATCGGCGTGACGCTCGTCACCTCGCACGAGATCTCCAACTCGCTGAAGCGCGTGGTGATGCTCGGCTGCGTCGGAACCTGCTGCCTCTCGCTCTTCCTATTGCCGCGCGGCCGCGACGATCTCGCCAAGCTATTGAGCATCGTCGCGCTCATCATCGTCGGCCTCTCCTATCTCGGCCTCGTCTTCCTGCCGCATTACACGATCCATCAGGCGACCGACATCGGCGAGCCGCAGCTCGCCGGCGATTGGCGCGGCATCTTCAACCACAAGAATGTCGCCAGCGCCGTTTTCTCCATTCTGACCTTCATCGGCATTTTCGTGCTGCGCGCCGGACGCACGGCCGAGGGCTGGGCGATCTTCGTCCTCTCGCTCGTCTTCGTGCTCTGCTCGGGCGGCAAGAGCTCGACCGCCATCTGCATCACGACGATCTTGCTCTCTCTGCTCGCCGAGCGAACGCGCAATGTCGTGCTGTGGTCGATCATCGTCTTCTCGCCGCTGGCGCTGCTGAACTTCTTCGGCATAGGCTCCATTCTCTTCCCGCAGCTCGGGGCCATCGCCGCGGCGCTGCCGCTCGACGCCTCCTTCACCGGCCGCACCGATATTTGGACCTTCGCCATTCCCAAGGCGGGCGAGACGCCGATCTTCGGACATGGGCTCGGCGGATTCTGGGCCACTGCGGCGCTGCGCTTCGGCGGCGAGGACACGACGATCTGGGCCGGCAATGCCGCCCATGCGCATAATGGCTACCTCGACACTGTGCTGGCCATGGGCGTGCCGGGGCTGGCCTTCACCTTCGCGGCGCTGATCGTGCAGCCGGCGCGCGACGTTCGCCGCGTCTGCGCGCGCGGCGACGAGCCGGCGGTGTCATTGCTTTTCCTGCAGATTTGGATGTTCAGCCTCTATCTCAACTCGCTCGAGAGCTTCTTTTTCGATCGCGCCAGTCCCGGCTGGATCGGCATGCTCTTCGCCCTCTTCGGCATTCGCTTTCTCGCCGAGTTCAAGATCCGCGGCTGA
- a CDS encoding glycosyltransferase family A protein, whose product MTQASRPLLESIGDASRIEAVVCIPTFRRPEMLRTTLESIEAQATQVAFAVVVVDNDAAAPVGLDVAQSFLRDGRLSGVAAVEPRQGNVHAINAAFRLARERYPAAEYFLMIDDDERAEPQWLDEMVASSRQGADIVGGPVTPIFPEEAKRAFRDHPVFWPAFGETGPVPIIYGTGNCLLRREVFDGLAQPSLDMRFNFLGGGDTEFFTRCRRAGFTFFWRQEAQIYEQVTPGRLALGWVLQRSLATGAINYSIDRLAARSLRQRLLLIAKNLALGPVSLQRALRMLRESKHPLAATHPIGIAVGRLLASVGATPQPYRYSS is encoded by the coding sequence ATGACACAAGCTTCTCGACCTCTCCTCGAATCAATCGGCGACGCCTCTCGCATCGAGGCGGTCGTCTGCATTCCGACCTTCCGCCGTCCCGAAATGCTCAGGACGACGCTGGAGTCGATCGAGGCGCAGGCGACGCAGGTCGCCTTCGCCGTCGTCGTCGTGGACAATGATGCGGCCGCGCCGGTCGGCCTCGATGTGGCGCAATCCTTCTTACGCGACGGGCGCCTCTCCGGCGTCGCCGCGGTGGAGCCGCGCCAAGGCAATGTCCACGCGATCAACGCGGCCTTTCGCCTCGCACGGGAGCGCTATCCTGCGGCCGAATATTTCTTGATGATCGACGACGACGAGCGCGCCGAGCCGCAATGGCTCGACGAGATGGTCGCCAGCTCGCGCCAGGGCGCCGATATCGTCGGCGGCCCGGTGACGCCGATCTTCCCGGAGGAGGCCAAGCGCGCCTTCCGCGATCATCCGGTATTCTGGCCCGCCTTCGGCGAGACCGGCCCCGTGCCGATCATCTATGGCACCGGCAATTGCCTGCTGCGGCGCGAGGTGTTCGACGGGCTCGCCCAGCCTTCGCTCGATATGAGATTCAATTTTCTCGGCGGCGGCGACACGGAATTCTTCACGCGCTGCCGACGCGCCGGCTTCACCTTCTTCTGGCGCCAGGAGGCGCAGATCTATGAGCAGGTGACGCCAGGCCGGCTCGCGCTCGGCTGGGTGCTGCAGCGCAGCCTCGCCACAGGCGCGATCAATTACAGCATAGATCGGCTCGCGGCGCGCAGCCTGCGCCAGCGCCTGCTGCTCATCGCCAAGAATCTCGCGCTCGGCCCGGTCTCGCTGCAACGCGCGCTGCGCATGCTGCGGGAGTCCAAGCATCCGCTCGCCGCCACCCATCCGATCGGCATAGCGGTCGGCCGGCTGCTGGCCTCGGTCGGCGCGACGCCGCAACCCTATCGCTATTCCTCATGA